A DNA window from Argiope bruennichi chromosome X2, qqArgBrue1.1, whole genome shotgun sequence contains the following coding sequences:
- the LOC129960770 gene encoding uncharacterized protein LOC129960770 yields MYGHLLYPILIKLIPEDLVLEFNRKKVDNSVKFEFNVTELLNFLRIEIECRESSAFMHTSKGDRRNENSLPKAKQNPFNNFSRNTASSHDILRSPRSSAKPKDLQCFSASALNENCLYCKGEHRSELCSQTDLETKLGVLKQDGRCFLCLKPKHRVNECRQRRYLTCEICGKKHNKSICSQAESNMSDLNKDNKNVITAISHYDKNKTSFFRGNIFLQTCAALVRNDETNEFETVRLMLDNGSMRTFITREVSEKLKLKVIRKESLSVYSFGAKQAKEHSYNIVRVELKNREDPSLRIEVEALVTENISATTLPAPNNNITKTYNKLKHLQLADIIDNRGKNISILIGVDYYYEIVSGRIKRLNNKLVATETIFGWCLQGHVGLSNDLMTMKIVVDEKDISDQLKQFWDLENLGVEGVEEDDFEKHTVDKEIMKQFEENIVYQNKRYTVKLLWKTNMKEYLANNFEVAKRRFSHLKSKFIKDNSLFLDYKAVIEDHLKEGIIKKVITCEEEKPSFYLPHRAVIREDKTTTRLRVVFDASSHAKGQLSLNDCLHTGINLIPDLFEILIGFREQAVAITADIKKAFLQIQIAEEDQNYTSFFWTEDPEKEEEEIFKMTRVLFGVKSSPFLLAATIQYHLKRWSLIQSLRSKFWKRWSQEYLNSLQSRAKWKLPELNIKPGQLVLLKDNSKSPMEWNLARIERIYPGTDGLVRVADIRTPKGIFRRSINRLCPLPFEEGVGQLSNGGRDVPS; encoded by the exons ATGTATGGGCATTTACTCTatcccattttaattaaattgattcccGAAGATCTTGTccttgaatttaatagaaaaaaagttgataattcgGTGAAGTTCGAATTTAATGTAactgaattactaaattttttaagaattgaaattgaatgtagAGAATCCTCTGCGTTTATGCATACCTCAAAAGGCGATAGACGCAACGAAAATTCGCTCCCGAAAGCGAAACAGAATCCTTTCAACAACTTCAGTCGAAACACAGCTAGCTCGCATGATATATTGCGAAGTCCAAGGTCAAGCGCAAAACCGAAAGATCTTCAATGTTTTTCCGCGTCAGCATTAaacgaaaattgtttatattgtaaaGGAGAGCATCGATCGGAGTTATGTTCTCAAACCGACTTAGAAACGAAACTCGGTGTTTTAAAACAAGATGGCAGATGTTTTTTATGCTTGAAGCCAAAACATCGAGTTAATGAATGCCGCCAGAGAAGATATTTGACATGTGAAATATGTGGAAAGAAGCATAATAAATCTATTTGCTCTCAAGCAGAATCTAACATGTccgatttaaataaagataataagaaCGTAATTACCGCAATTTCACATtacgataaaaacaaaacaagctTCTTTCgcggtaatatatttcttcaaacatgTGCAGCCCTAGTACGCAATGATGAaacaaatgaatttgaaacagtACGACTAATGTTAGATAATGGAAGTATGAGAACATTTATAACACgtgaagtttcagaaaaattaaagttaaaagtaataagaaaagaatctttATCGGTATACTCTTTTGGCGCTAAACAAGCAAAGGAACATTCTTACAATATAGTGAGAGTAGAATTAAAAAACCGTGAGGATCCCTCTTTACGTATTGAAGTAGAAGCTTTGGTTACAGAAAACATTTCAGCCACTACTCTTCCTGCACCTAACAACAATATTACTAAAACGTACAATAAATTGAAGCATTTACAGCTAGCTGATATTATTGATAATAGAGGCAAGAATATCTCAATATTAATTGGTgtagattattattatgaaatcgtTTCAggcagaataaaaagattaaataacaaaCTGGTAGCGACTGAAACAATTTTTGGTTGGTGCTTGCAAGGCCACgtaggtttatcaaatgatttaatgacCATGAAGATTGTAGTAGATGAAAAGGATATTTCGGACCAACTTAAACAATTTTGGGATCTTGAGAATTTAGGGGTAGAAGGGGTTGAAGAGgatgatttcgaaaaacatactgtagataaagaaattatgaaacaatttgaagaaaatattgtttatcaaaataaaagatatactgtAAAGCTTCTttggaaaacaaatatgaaagaatatttagctAATAACTTTGAAGTGGCTAAAAGGAGGTTttcgcatttaaaatcaaaatttattaaagataattcgtTGTTTTTAGATTATAAAGCTGTTATTGAAGATCATTTAAAAGAAGGTatcattaagaaagttataacatgtgaagaagaaaaaccttcattttatttgcctcaCAGGGCGGTAATAAGGGAAGATAAAACTACCACTCGTTTGAGAGTGGTATTTGACGCAAGTTCTCATGCGAAAGGACAGTTGTCGTTAAATGATTGTTTACATACTGGTATCAATCTCATTCCAGatctttttgagattttaataggttTTAGAGAACAGGCTGTTGCCATAACTGCCGACATAAAGAAGGCCTTTCTGCAAATACAGATTGCCGAAGAAGATCAGAATTATACTAGTTTCTTCTGGACGGAAGATCCGGAAAAGGAAGAAGAGGAAATTTTCAAGATGACTCGAGTTCTTTTCGGTGTCAAATCAAGCCCCTTTCTCCTTGCAGCTACAATCCAATACCATCTAAAGAG ATGGTCTCTCATCCAGTCTCTTAGAtccaaattttggaaaagatggaGTCAAGAATATCTCAACTCCTTGCAGTCTCGAGCTAAATGGAAACTACCTGAACTGAACATCAAACCCGGACAGCTGGTACTCCTGAAGGATAATAGCAAGAGCCCCATGGAATGGAACTTGGCCCGAATTGAAAGGATATATCCTGGAACAGATGGACTAGTCCGTGTCGCAGACATCAGAACCCCTAAAGGAATTTTTCGGCGAAGTATCAACAGACTCTGCCCACTCCCTTTCGAAGAAGGTGTTGGACAACTGTCCAACGGGGGCCGGGATGTTccgtcttag